Proteins encoded in a region of the Arvicanthis niloticus isolate mArvNil1 chromosome 16, mArvNil1.pat.X, whole genome shotgun sequence genome:
- the LOC117721313 gene encoding uncharacterized protein LOC117721313: MESGSQTAVLQKLFDDLCRETDQRKIYQTLMELSTVPSLCDYLAEIGFRETIKQLKKQQLLVQFVKDLVAKWSPGLPSQTSHIRADPWAPSSQNLDPRESLSSERHLGSQNQVQERPPRASLEKTWQHEGAEPLLSRKPGSETGNPKWLLCGGHRKSQPPDHWKQEEAPGDGSLWSCLQAEYCSSSSSSSSLALPPCKRKRESPSLAGVQRPAAKVPPGESRSSKEPSPITDCAIPESPSTGQACFPPDVVLDPSSSQQDQDSSTCWWALRKKHKTQVYSGCRPAAHLQQKSHQRLHSEEGLGIRNAAHGQAPKDEAEPEQLDENSQPETQTCKPTHSSPESATHLQLQESQEERLQRLRARIQNTLDKRLQARQTKMVFHTQHKGPDQQGQPGPRGAAFAPHSHSLPKASAHPRTQKAPQLPSVARDCKKAPAKRPAPLMAKALKDYSNRFSKR; this comes from the coding sequence ATGGAGTCAGGCTCTCAGACAGCTGTCCTGCAGAAGCTGTTCGATGACCTTTGTAGAGAGACCGACCAAAGAAAGATCTACCAAACCCTGATGGAACTGTCTACTGTGCCGAGCCTGTGTGACTACCTGGCAGAGATTGGCTTCAGAGAGACCATCAAGCAGCTGAAGAAACAGCAGCTTCTAGTCCAATTTGTAAAGGACTTAGTAGCCAAGTGGTCCCCTGGGCTCCCGAGCCAAACATCACACATAAGGGCCGATCCTTGGGCACCTAGCAGTCAGAACCTGGATCCAAGAGAAAGCCTGAGCTCTGAGCGGCACCTAGGTAGCCAGAACCAGGTGCAGGAAAGACCGCCCAGGGCAAGCCTGGAGAAGACTTGGCAGCATGAAGGAGCCGAGCCCCTCCTCTCCAGAAAGCCAGGTTCTGAGACAGGCAATCCCAAGTGGCTTTTGTGTGGAGGGCACAGGAAGAGCCAGCCACCAGACcactggaagcaggaggaagcccCTGGGGATGGTTCATTGTGGAGTTGCCTCCAAGCTGAATActgctcttcttcttcatcttcttcttctttggcccTGCCTCCCtgcaagaggaagagggaatccCCCAGTCTGGCTGGGGTGCAGAGGCCAGCTGCCAAGGTCCCTCCAGGTGAGTCTAGAAGCTCCAAGGAGCCGAGTCCCATCACTGACTGTGCCATTCCGGAGTCCCCCTCGACTGGCCAAGCCTGCTTCCCACCGGATGTTGTCCTGgatccctcttcctctcagcagGATCAAGACTCCTCAACTTGCTGGTgggcactgaggaagaagcaCAAGACCCAAGTCTATTCGGGTTGCAGGCCTGCagcccatctccagcagaaaTCCCACCAAAGGCTCCATTCAGAGGAGGGCCTTGGCATCAGGAATGCTGCTCACGGCCAGGCTCCCAAGGATGAAGCTGAGCCAGAGCAACTGGATGAAAACTCCCAGCCTGAGACCCAGACCTGCAAGCCAACCCATAGCAGCCCTGAGTCTGCCACACACCTACAGCTTCAGGAATCCCAAGAGGAGAGGCTGCAAAGACTCAGAGCCCGCATCCAAAACACATTGGACAAGAGGCTGCAAGCCAGACAGACAAAGATGGTCTTCCACACCCAGCACAAGGGTCCTGACcaacaaggacagcctggacccaGAGGGGCTGCCTTTgctccacattcacacagccttcCTAAGGCTTCTGCCCATCCCAGAACCCAGAAGGCTCCCCAGCTGCCCTCTGTAGCAAGAGACTGCAAGAAGGCCCCTGCTAAGAGACCCGCCCCTCTCATGGCCAAAGCACTGAAGGACTACAGCAATCGCTTCTCTAAAAGGTGA